A genomic window from Salvia splendens isolate huo1 chromosome 11, SspV2, whole genome shotgun sequence includes:
- the LOC121754904 gene encoding protein IQ-DOMAIN 25-like encodes MLHPSLISNTMGKAIKWFRGMWGLNKPDPNGGPPPKKRWSFPKGKLRRRSHAIDDEATSRQAVAVAAATAAIAEAAVAAVAHLTSAAAYGPQNGAVWEERAAVVIQSHFRGYLSRRALRALKALVKLQALVRGHFMRKHNAETLRQLQALMRAQARARAGRLSTEESTKPSHFNHTEKADHATHESPARAKMQRNNTNLMYDPDKSPSPWMERRKGEKAKAPWDFTRIARVDEEKGDKVLEVDTGRASTSPTGRAIIHSSHPSHISDQHTTWLSPSLSPLTVGLNANGSPFYTANNSPAYSSSVEGGSSKRGLFAPAKSSLSNCTEHPSYMAYTESSKAKARSLSAPKQRPRSERSSSQWERSKSVNRHRDGQKVQLSNVYPGSGRLDR; translated from the exons ATGCTTCACCCTTCACTCATCTCCAACACAATGGGCAAAGCTATCAAATGGTTTAGAGGTATGTGGGGCTTGAATAAGCCCGACCCGAACGGCGGCCCGCCCCCGAAGAAGAGATGGAGCTTTCCCAAGGGAAAACTCCGTCGTCGATCCCATGCAATCGACGACGAAGCGACGAGTAGGCAGGCAGTCGCCGTGGCCGCTGCCACCGCCGCCATAGCCGAGGCTGCCGTGGCCGCGGTGGCCCACCTCACCAGCGCCGCCGCGTATGGTCCACAGAACGGCGCCGTTTGGGAGGAGCGGGCGGCCGTTGTGATTCAATCTCATTTCCGTGGCTATCTC TCGAGAAGAGCTCTACGGGCGCTCAAGGCGTTGGTTAAGCTCCAAGCACTCGTTAGAGGCCACTTTATGCGTAAGCATAATGCTGAAACGTTACGACAGCTTCAGGCACTTATGCGCGCCCAAGCCAGAGCACGGGCTGGCCGACTCTCCACTGAGGAGAGCACCAAGCCCTCCCACTTCAACCACACT GAGAAGGCGGATCACGCGACGCATGAATCCCCTGCCCGCGCCAAAATGCAGAGGAACAACACCAACCTCATGTATGATCCAGACAAGTCGCCCTCGCCCTGGATGGAGAGGAGGAAAGGCGAGAAGGCGAAGGCGCCATGGGACTTCACTAGGATCGCCCGTGTGGATGAGGAGAAAGGCGACAAGGTTCTAGAAGTTGACACGGGGAGGGCAAGCACGAGCCCTACAGGCAGAGCCATCATCCACTCCTCTCACCCGAGCCACATATCCGACCAGCACACCACATGGTTAAGTCCGTCCCTAAGCCCTCTCACGGTAGGCCTAAATGCCAACGGAAGCCCCTTCTACACGGCCAACAACAGCCCGGCCTACTCATCATCGGTGGAAGGGGGGAGCTCCAAGAGGGGGCTGTTCGCGCCTGCCAAGAGCAGCCTGAGCAATTGCACGGAGCATCCGAGCTACATGGCTTACACAGAGTCCTCGAAGGCAAAGGCAAGGTCTCTCAGTGCACCGAAGCAGAGGCCTCGGTCGGAGAGGTCTAGCTCCCAGTGGGAGAGATCGAAATCGGTGAATAGGCATAGAGATGGGCAGAAGGTGCAGTTGAGTAATGTGTATCCGGGGTCGGGGCGTCTGGACCGGTAA